The Pantoea sp. Aalb genomic interval TGTTAATTAATAGGCATTCAATGCAAAAGTATTTAAAGGAAGCTCATCAACTCGTAGTACTGGCAATCCCTGTTATTCTTGCTCAAGTAGCTCAAACTATAATGGGATTTGTAGATACTATTATGGCTGGTCAAGTTAGTGCTATAGATATGGCTGCTGTTGCTATAGGTACTTCTATTTGGCTTCCTATTATTTTATTTGGGCATGGTTTATTATTTGCTTTAACTCCAATTATTGCACAGCTTAATGGGTTAGGTAAATATAAATATATTGCAGAACAAGTACGTCAGGGTTATTGGCTAGCTTTTGGAGTAGCTATATTTATTATGTTAGTATTATGGAATGCTGGTTATCTTATTTATAATATTCATGATATTAATTTACAATTAGCATTAAAATCGAAAAATTATTTGCATGCACTTTTATGGGGTACACCTGGATATTTGTTTTTTCAAGTAGCGCGTAACCAATGTGATGGTTTATCACAAACTAAACCAGCAATGTTACTTAGTTTTCTTGGACTTTTAGTAAATATTTTACTTAATTATATCTTCATCTACGGTTATTTTGGTCTACCTCCTTTAGGTGGAGTAGGTTGTGGTATAGCAACAGCCTCAGTATATTGGCTTATGTTTTTTGTGATACGTTTCTGGATTAGAAATATGCCATATATGCGATATATATGTATGACAACTTATTGGTCGCCACCATCCCGTATAATTTTAATAAAATTATTTTTATTAGGTTTGCCAATAGCATTATCTTTTTTCTTTGAAGTGATGTTATTTACTATAGTCGCCTTACTAGTTTCTCCTTTAGGGATTGTAAAAGTAGCTGGTCATCAAATAGCACTTAATTTTAGTTCTATAATGTTTGTTTTACCACTTTCTCTTAGTGTTGCTACTACTATTCGAGTTGGTTATCGTTTAGGACAATGTTCAACAGAAAAAGCACGTATTGCTGCATGGACAGCTCAAATAATCGGTATCAGTATGGCAGCTATTATTGCTATTTTTACATTTAACTTTCGTTATAAAATAGCTGCACTTTATACTAATAATCCCGAAGTTATTAAATTAGCAGCACAATTAATGCTATTATCAGCTATTTATCAATTTTCAGATTCTATTCAAGTGATAGGTAGTGGTATATTGAGAGGATATAAAGATACTCGAACTACTTTTTATATTACATTTATAGCTTATTGGTTATTAGGTTTTCCAATAGGTTATATACTAGCACTTACTAATTGGATAATTCCGCAAATGGGACCTATAGGATTTTGGTTTGGTTTTATAGTAGGATTAACAGCAGCAGCGACAATGATGCTTTGGCGTATTTACTATTTACAACATTTACCAACTAAAGTAATTTTAGAAAATGCTCAACATTAAGATTTTAAATAAAATATGTATTGCTAGATAAAAATTAAATAAATTTAACCTAATATATTCTTTGCAAATAAATTATTTCCATGTTGTTGCAACTATTCATGATAGTTGTTACTATATATCATAGTGATATATTTTATATATAAAATTATTATTATTTTAATTACTTATTTTATATAATTTTTGCTTTAATATTTAAAGCGTTCTTAGCTCAGTTGGCTAGAGCACCACCTTGACATGGTGGAGGTCAATGGTTCAATTCCATTAGAACGCATTTTAAAATATTTAAGTTTATA includes:
- a CDS encoding MATE family efflux transporter, giving the protein MQKYLKEAHQLVVLAIPVILAQVAQTIMGFVDTIMAGQVSAIDMAAVAIGTSIWLPIILFGHGLLFALTPIIAQLNGLGKYKYIAEQVRQGYWLAFGVAIFIMLVLWNAGYLIYNIHDINLQLALKSKNYLHALLWGTPGYLFFQVARNQCDGLSQTKPAMLLSFLGLLVNILLNYIFIYGYFGLPPLGGVGCGIATASVYWLMFFVIRFWIRNMPYMRYICMTTYWSPPSRIILIKLFLLGLPIALSFFFEVMLFTIVALLVSPLGIVKVAGHQIALNFSSIMFVLPLSLSVATTIRVGYRLGQCSTEKARIAAWTAQIIGISMAAIIAIFTFNFRYKIAALYTNNPEVIKLAAQLMLLSAIYQFSDSIQVIGSGILRGYKDTRTTFYITFIAYWLLGFPIGYILALTNWIIPQMGPIGFWFGFIVGLTAAATMMLWRIYYLQHLPTKVILENAQH